The genomic segment AGTGGCAGCTGTAACGGGGTCAAATGGCAAAACGACAACGAAAGACATGATTTACAGCATTCTGTCACGCAGATTCAAAGCATATAAAACACAGGGAAACTTAAATAATCACATTGGCGTTCCCCTGACGATTCTGGCTATGCCGGAAGATACAGAGGTACTTGTTCTTGAAATGGGTATGAATCATTTTGGAGAACTGACTTTTTTGAGTCAGCTTGCCAAGCCTGATATTGCTGTAATCACAAATGTCGGTGAATCGCACATCGAATTTCTTGGCTCAAGAGCAGGTATCGCCAGAGCGAAACTGGAAATTACGGCAGGGCTGAAAAAAAGAGGAGCATTGATCATCGACGGGGATGAACCCCTGCTGACTCAGATCCATACCCATGCCTTTCAGATTATCACGTGCGGATACGAGGATCATAATGACTGGAAAATCACGGGGATCAAAGAAGGAACAGAAGGCTACGGCTTTTCATTGAACCACGGAATTAAAGAATACAGAATTCCGGTGCTCGGGAAGCAGAATGTCAAAAATGCCGTGCTCAGTCTGGCAGTGGCCAAACGGCTTCATGTCAGTTCAGAAACAATAAAAGAAGGTCTGGAGCATCTCAGTCTGACAAAAATGAGATTTGAAAGAGTCCGGGGCCTGCACGGCTCACTTCTGATTAATGACTGCTATAACGCCAGCCCGAGTTCGATGGAAGCCTCTCTGGAAACACTCAAAGAGTTACCTGGATTTAAAAGAAGAGTGGCTGTGCTGGGCGATATGTATGAGCTCGGCAGTAATGAAGAGAAGCTCCACAGGGGCATTGCCAGAGTACTGACAGCGCCCCTGACCCATGTGGTCACCATTGGTGATAAGGGGGCGTGGATTGCTGCACCATTACTTGAGAAGAAAGAAGCTGCCGGCCGGCCGGAAGTTCATTCATTTCATGACAAAACCGAGGCACGGCAATTTCTGGCGGGCCTGCTTGATGATCAGACGGTGATGCTCTTTAAAGCCTCAAGATTGATGCAGCTTGAGACACTTGTATCGGAATTGAGCATATAAATGTCCGGCAGCTGAAAAAACGGCAGATCGCGGGCTGACCTGTCATCTGCCCGATGGAACATATGGATCTATCGGATTTGGATCAGAAGGAGAGAAAGGGTTCATGATATTG from the Sporolactobacillus sp. Y61 genome contains:
- the murF gene encoding UDP-N-acetylmuramoyl-tripeptide--D-alanyl-D-alanine ligase, whose amino-acid sequence is MSIGVEIIRGQAIQILGDTSRLNKLNIMTDSRKTVADGLFVPLSGHHFNGHRFLSQAIENGAVASLWMEREPLPDHLPEGFPLFLVADTLKALQSMAKAWLIHCRCKVAAVTGSNGKTTTKDMIYSILSRRFKAYKTQGNLNNHIGVPLTILAMPEDTEVLVLEMGMNHFGELTFLSQLAKPDIAVITNVGESHIEFLGSRAGIARAKLEITAGLKKRGALIIDGDEPLLTQIHTHAFQIITCGYEDHNDWKITGIKEGTEGYGFSLNHGIKEYRIPVLGKQNVKNAVLSLAVAKRLHVSSETIKEGLEHLSLTKMRFERVRGLHGSLLINDCYNASPSSMEASLETLKELPGFKRRVAVLGDMYELGSNEEKLHRGIARVLTAPLTHVVTIGDKGAWIAAPLLEKKEAAGRPEVHSFHDKTEARQFLAGLLDDQTVMLFKASRLMQLETLVSELSI